From one Luteolibacter sp. SL250 genomic stretch:
- a CDS encoding SbmA/BacA-like family transporter, whose amino-acid sequence MGTRTSPSESDDPSTADPAAERQNFRKTLSQFALVTRAFYSSERRRKARILFIILILLSLAVGGVQVLMSYAARDFMTAIAERDLRSYWHSLGWYLGSFALAVPIGVFYRWVEERLALLWREWMTQHLLKRYFNNRAYYLLRSSEKIDNPDQRITEDVKNFTTNSLAFFLIALNSAVTLIAFTGVLWTISGMLVGTLVIYATLGTVLSILIGRKLVNRHYLQYEKEANFRYGLVRVRDNAESIAFYAGEKREHLDLVHRFAAVVRNTAAKRCTSTASRPWCGTPPRSSA is encoded by the coding sequence ATGGGAACCAGAACGTCACCATCCGAGTCCGATGATCCTTCAACCGCTGATCCAGCGGCGGAGCGCCAGAATTTCCGGAAAACCCTGAGCCAGTTCGCACTGGTCACGCGGGCCTTCTATTCTTCCGAACGGCGGCGCAAGGCACGCATCCTGTTCATCATCCTGATCCTCCTATCCCTCGCCGTGGGTGGGGTGCAGGTGTTGATGAGCTATGCCGCCCGCGATTTCATGACCGCCATCGCGGAGAGGGATCTCCGGAGCTATTGGCATTCGCTCGGTTGGTACCTCGGCAGCTTCGCCCTGGCGGTGCCCATCGGGGTCTTCTACCGCTGGGTGGAGGAGCGCCTCGCGCTGCTGTGGCGGGAGTGGATGACCCAACATCTGCTGAAGCGCTATTTCAACAACCGCGCTTACTACCTCCTGCGGAGTTCCGAGAAGATCGACAACCCCGACCAGCGGATCACGGAAGATGTGAAAAACTTCACCACCAATTCGCTGGCGTTCTTCCTCATCGCACTCAATTCCGCCGTCACCCTGATCGCCTTCACCGGGGTGCTGTGGACCATTTCCGGAATGCTCGTCGGCACCCTGGTGATCTATGCCACCCTTGGAACCGTCCTCAGCATCCTCATCGGCCGCAAGCTGGTGAACCGCCACTATCTCCAATATGAAAAGGAAGCGAACTTCCGCTACGGACTGGTCCGGGTCCGGGACAATGCGGAATCGATCGCGTTCTATGCGGGTGAGAAACGCGAACACCTCGATCTGGTGCACCGCTTCGCGGCCGTGGTGCGGAACACCGCCGCGAAGCGGTGCACCAGCACCGCTTCGCGGCCGTGGTGCGGAACACCGCCGCGATCATCGGCCTGA
- a CDS encoding OmpA family protein: MKPYCFLATLLAVPLYAQPPTTVETTVTETVTPGKRVVEETVVERPVAPPAAFDPGAGLRIVPRALPVDEPVPAPGSTVETTETVRSVGGRVYHTERNVVVVEGRELPYITIPVLFVKETAELLDSESRSALDQTAAAIADIIRTNPEARFDVEGHTSVEGAEDMNLNLSAARARRVFDELTQRYRVPAANLSAHGYGETYPNYPNGNESQLTLDRRVLVVRVR, encoded by the coding sequence ATGAAACCATACTGCTTTCTCGCCACCCTCCTCGCGGTTCCGCTCTACGCGCAGCCACCAACAACTGTTGAAACCACCGTCACCGAAACCGTCACTCCCGGAAAACGGGTGGTCGAAGAAACCGTCGTGGAGCGCCCGGTCGCACCTCCGGCGGCTTTCGATCCCGGCGCCGGACTCCGCATCGTCCCTCGGGCATTGCCGGTGGATGAACCTGTTCCAGCTCCCGGAAGCACGGTTGAAACCACCGAGACGGTGCGCAGCGTCGGAGGCCGCGTTTATCACACCGAGCGGAACGTGGTCGTGGTGGAAGGACGCGAGCTTCCCTACATCACAATCCCCGTCCTTTTCGTGAAGGAAACGGCGGAACTCCTGGATTCCGAATCCCGCTCTGCCCTCGATCAGACCGCGGCGGCGATAGCGGACATCATCCGCACGAACCCGGAAGCCCGGTTTGATGTCGAAGGCCACACCAGCGTCGAGGGAGCGGAGGACATGAATCTCAATCTTTCCGCCGCAAGGGCGCGCAGGGTCTTCGACGAATTGACCCAACGCTACCGGGTGCCTGCGGCGAACCTCAGCGCGCACGGGTATGGCGAGACGTATCCCAACTACCCCAATGGAAATGAGTCGCAGTTGACGCTCGACCGCCGCGTCCTGGTGGTCCGTGTCCGCTGA
- a CDS encoding methyltransferase domain-containing protein, with protein sequence MDWNARYQEQDTPWDKGIPTPVLAEIHERHPGIFSGSTIVVPGCGTGHDVRWLAEQGAEATGLDIAPLAIAKARDLDPTGQADYQVADFLDPDSPLPDTFDQLWEHTCFCALDPSLRAAYLKAARRYLKPGGTLVGVFFINPEMDEGETGPPFGIDEDELSRTLEEAGFRTTGTWVPTTGFPGRIGRERVMILSRD encoded by the coding sequence ATGGACTGGAACGCACGCTATCAGGAACAGGACACGCCGTGGGACAAGGGCATCCCCACACCGGTGCTGGCGGAGATCCACGAACGTCATCCCGGCATTTTCTCCGGCAGCACCATCGTCGTCCCGGGCTGCGGCACGGGGCATGACGTCCGCTGGCTCGCGGAACAAGGGGCGGAAGCCACAGGACTGGACATCGCGCCACTGGCGATCGCGAAAGCGAGGGACCTCGATCCAACCGGGCAGGCTGACTACCAGGTGGCGGATTTCCTTGATCCCGACAGTCCGCTTCCAGACACCTTCGACCAGCTTTGGGAGCACACCTGTTTCTGCGCGTTGGATCCCTCACTGCGCGCCGCTTACCTGAAGGCCGCCCGCAGGTATCTCAAACCGGGAGGAACGCTGGTGGGTGTCTTCTTCATCAACCCGGAGATGGATGAGGGGGAAACAGGACCACCGTTCGGGATCGATGAGGATGAACTTTCCCGGACGTTGGAGGAAGCCGGTTTCCGGACCACCGGCACCTGGGTTCCCACCACCGGCTTTCCCGGCCGGATCGGCCGGGAACGCGTGATGATTCTAAGCCGTGATTGA
- the truA gene encoding tRNA pseudouridine(38-40) synthase TruA — protein MLRFKLTIAYDGKAWQGWQSQKSGLGVQDRIEAALARLFPCAPKLTSSSRTDAGVHAFGLVAHFEIPRAEFRMPARHLILAVNALLPDDIRVRSAVRAAPGFHARFDATGKQYRYGIWNHPAMNPLLRHTAWHVPQPLDVPAMQEAAAQLIGRRDFRSFTANRGAPLEDAVRTLTRCEIRKAGPKLTIIIEGGGFLYKMCRGIAGTLVQIGQGKYPAAAIVEMLDEQDRRASGMNAPAHGLILWRVFYGKTGDG, from the coding sequence ATGCTCAGGTTCAAACTCACCATCGCCTACGATGGAAAGGCATGGCAGGGCTGGCAGAGCCAGAAGTCCGGCCTGGGTGTCCAGGACCGGATCGAGGCGGCGCTCGCACGGCTGTTCCCCTGCGCGCCGAAACTCACCAGCTCCAGCCGCACGGACGCGGGGGTGCACGCCTTCGGGCTGGTGGCCCATTTCGAAATCCCGCGCGCCGAGTTCCGGATGCCCGCCCGCCACCTGATCCTGGCGGTCAACGCGCTGCTGCCGGATGACATCCGCGTGCGGTCCGCCGTCCGCGCCGCCCCCGGATTCCATGCCCGCTTCGATGCCACCGGAAAGCAATACCGCTACGGGATCTGGAACCATCCCGCGATGAATCCGTTGCTGCGCCACACCGCATGGCATGTCCCGCAGCCACTGGATGTCCCAGCCATGCAGGAGGCGGCGGCCCAGCTCATCGGGCGGCGGGATTTCCGCTCCTTCACCGCGAACCGTGGCGCCCCGCTGGAGGATGCGGTGCGCACCCTGACCCGCTGCGAGATCCGGAAAGCCGGGCCGAAGCTGACCATCATCATCGAGGGGGGAGGGTTCCTCTACAAGATGTGCCGTGGGATCGCAGGCACGCTGGTGCAGATCGGACAGGGAAAGTATCCGGCTGCGGCCATCGTCGAGATGCTGGACGAGCAGGACCGCCGGGCCAGTGGGATGAACGCCCCCGCGCACGGACTGATCCTCTGGCGCGTGTTCTACGGCAAAACGGGGGACGGCTGA
- a CDS encoding MOSC domain-containing protein, which yields MSGKVLALHTGKVLAFAATGSGEWWDKEWTTGFSKTRTDGPAWLGYEGFRGDEQADRRYHGGSEKAVCVYPAEHYPYWQGRLEIPEFSHGGFGENLTVDDLPEDQVCIGDRFSLGGAEVQVSQPRQPCWKLARRWRVKDLALQVERTGFTGYYFRVLRHGEVRPGDPLILLERPYPEFTIAHCNRTMHHEKADFAAARALAECPLLSASWKDGLWMRAEKGKAAGTSSRTGQPE from the coding sequence ATGTCAGGAAAGGTTCTCGCCCTGCACACGGGAAAGGTCCTCGCGTTCGCTGCCACAGGCTCCGGCGAGTGGTGGGACAAGGAATGGACCACCGGCTTTTCCAAAACCCGGACGGACGGACCGGCCTGGCTGGGCTATGAGGGGTTCCGCGGCGACGAGCAGGCGGACCGCCGCTACCACGGGGGATCGGAAAAGGCGGTCTGCGTCTATCCGGCGGAGCATTACCCCTACTGGCAGGGCCGACTGGAGATCCCGGAGTTCAGCCATGGCGGGTTCGGGGAGAATCTCACCGTGGATGATCTGCCGGAGGACCAAGTCTGCATCGGCGACCGCTTCTCCCTGGGAGGGGCGGAGGTGCAGGTTTCCCAGCCGCGCCAGCCTTGCTGGAAGCTCGCGCGGCGCTGGCGGGTGAAGGATCTGGCGCTGCAGGTGGAGCGCACCGGATTCACCGGCTACTATTTCCGCGTCCTCCGCCACGGTGAGGTGCGGCCGGGCGACCCGCTCATCCTGTTGGAGCGGCCCTATCCGGAGTTCACCATCGCCCACTGCAACCGGACCATGCACCACGAGAAGGCGGACTTCGCCGCGGCGAGGGCACTGGCGGAATGCCCCCTCCTCTCCGCGAGCTGGAAGGACGGCCTGTGGATGCGGGCGGAGAAAGGCAAGGCTGCAGGCACATCATCGCGCACCGGCCAACCGGAGTGA
- a CDS encoding ThuA domain-containing protein, translated as MMKPIASLLVAAFSLCASVDAAPHKILFFTKSSGYEHDVISWKKGQPSHAEKIFLELGEKHGWQFEFSKDGSKFSPEYLAGFDTVVFYTTGDLTTPGTDKQPAMTKEGKQALFDYVKGGKGFVGLHSACDTFHTDNESKKGPDRYVNHGKDADPYVCFIGGEFIIHGAQQKAVNKVINPKFPGFEEAGDSFSFHEEWYSLKDFNPDIHALTVIDSPSMKGAMYERPPYPTGWARTEGKGRVYYTAMGHREDIWTNVTFQNILVGAIRWTTGEVQAATPPNLKEAAPGAMTNPAYIPPAPPKPKPQAKPGKKAEPVKP; from the coding sequence ATGATGAAACCCATCGCGTCCCTTCTGGTGGCGGCCTTCTCGCTCTGCGCATCCGTCGATGCGGCCCCGCACAAGATCCTCTTCTTCACGAAGTCCAGCGGCTACGAGCATGACGTCATTTCCTGGAAAAAGGGCCAGCCCAGCCACGCCGAGAAAATCTTCCTCGAACTCGGGGAGAAGCACGGCTGGCAGTTTGAGTTCTCCAAGGACGGTTCGAAATTCTCCCCGGAGTATCTCGCCGGGTTCGACACCGTCGTGTTCTACACCACCGGTGACCTCACCACTCCGGGCACCGACAAGCAGCCGGCGATGACCAAGGAAGGGAAACAGGCGCTTTTCGACTACGTGAAAGGTGGCAAGGGATTCGTCGGACTGCACTCCGCCTGTGACACATTCCACACCGACAACGAGTCCAAGAAAGGACCGGACCGCTACGTGAACCATGGCAAGGATGCGGACCCCTACGTCTGCTTCATCGGCGGGGAGTTCATCATCCACGGCGCGCAGCAGAAGGCGGTGAACAAGGTCATCAATCCGAAGTTCCCCGGCTTCGAGGAAGCGGGGGACAGCTTCTCCTTCCATGAGGAATGGTATTCGCTGAAGGACTTCAACCCGGACATCCACGCGCTGACCGTCATCGACTCCCCGTCCATGAAAGGGGCGATGTATGAACGCCCGCCCTACCCGACCGGCTGGGCGCGCACCGAGGGCAAGGGCCGTGTCTATTACACCGCCATGGGCCACCGTGAGGACATCTGGACGAACGTGACGTTCCAGAACATCCTCGTCGGCGCGATCCGCTGGACCACCGGGGAGGTGCAGGCCGCCACGCCGCCGAACCTCAAGGAAGCCGCTCCCGGAGCGATGACCAATCCCGCCTACATCCCGCCCGCTCCGCCGAAGCCCAAGCCGCAGGCGAAGCCCGGAAAGAAAGCCGAACCCGTCAAACCGTAA
- a CDS encoding VOC family protein, with the protein MKVEKVKYVLWAADWQRCLAFYRDLFGGVISFESETWSEIVVAGATIGVHGGGEGMRTWTGLSFQLDDIREGISRLKECGGELTSDPVDTPEEPIHLAMCVDPEGNEFMMTQRRH; encoded by the coding sequence ATGAAAGTCGAGAAGGTCAAATACGTGCTGTGGGCTGCCGACTGGCAGCGTTGCCTTGCATTTTACCGGGATCTCTTCGGTGGGGTGATCAGCTTCGAGTCGGAGACCTGGAGCGAGATCGTCGTCGCGGGTGCCACCATCGGCGTCCATGGTGGCGGCGAGGGCATGCGCACCTGGACGGGCCTTTCCTTCCAGCTCGATGACATCCGCGAAGGAATCTCCCGCCTGAAGGAATGCGGCGGGGAACTCACCTCCGATCCGGTCGATACCCCTGAGGAACCGATCCATCTGGCGATGTGCGTCGATCCGGAAGGGAACGAGTTCATGATGACGCAGCGGCGTCATTGA